From Mustela nigripes isolate SB6536 chromosome 13, MUSNIG.SB6536, whole genome shotgun sequence, one genomic window encodes:
- the FSD2 gene encoding fibronectin type III and SPRY domain-containing protein 2, with protein sequence MDGKAAGAPPDFHFYPLDLYDPEDRLHPFPEGATRTGREVYAEMAEEASDPGSVALGKAPRALEEEVDELVHLYALGGAGEWGSELADGSAPCTEVPEHLPLGAQRDWQRGPEAGERGCVGWGATGPGLREAYRYAHGRASEEYECYVIPEEEDEDEAALVFCVTCKAPVRALEVSDEHREHEVTALDKALESAKDEVHKNMFKLEKQILEMENFANHLEEVFITVEENFGRQEQNFESHYNEILETLAQKYEEKIQALGEKKKAKLEALYGQLVSCGENLDTCKELMETIEEMCHEEKVDFIKDAVAMADRLGKFLNTDTDVEITTQPDFEDQTLDFSDVEQLMCSLHALPAPSAPVINPQAPNSATGSSVRVCWSLYSDDTVESYQLSYRPVRDSAPGKDQAVFTMTVKETYCSVTNLVPNTQYEFWVTAQNRAGSSPTSERAVYMTAPSPPIIKSKEIQSCEEAALICWESGNLNPVDSYTVELTQVETPEASGVTESVVGIPACESLVQLQRRQSYTMSVRAHNMGGPSARSDPVTVHTTGSRFPLNQHTCHPWLTVADDGFTVVRSERKTPLKEPLPGNTRFSRCVAVMGNLIPVRGRHYWEVEVDEQANYTVGVAFDDVPKEEDLGANCLSWCMRHRFASSRHEYEFLHNKTTPDIRITVSPRKIGILLDYENSKLSFFNVDISQHLYTFSCQLHGFVHPCFSLEKPGRLRIRNGIAMPTHVAFY encoded by the exons ATGGATGGGAAGGCTGCGGGGGCTCCCCCGGACTTCCACTTCTACCCCTTGGATCTGTATGACCCCGAGGACCGGCTGCACCCCTTCCCAGAAGGGGCCACGCGGACAGGAAGGGAAGTCTACGCTGAGATGGCTGAGGAGGCCAGCGACCCCGGGAGCGTGGCCCTGGGAAAGGCCCCGAgagccctggaggaggaggtggacgAGCTGGTGCATCTGTACGCCCTCGGGGGTGCGGGCGAGTGGGGCTCCGAGCTGGCGGACGGGAGCGCTCCCTGCACGGAGGTTCCAGAGCATCTGCCGCTTGGGGCGCAGAGGGACTGGCAAAGGGGGCCCGAGGCCGGGGAGCGCGGCTGCGTGGGCTGGGGCGCCACCGGCCCGGGCCTGCGAGAGGCCTACAGGTACGCGCACGGCCGGGCCAGCGAGGAGTACGAGTGCTACGTCATCCccgaggaggaggacgaggacgaAGCCGCCCTGGTCTTCTGCGTCACCTGCAAGGCTCCAGTAAGGGCGCTGGAGGTTTCGGACGAGCACAGGGAGCACGAGGTGACGGCCCTCGACAAGGCCCTGGAGAGCGCCAAG GATGAAGTCCACAAAAACATGTTCAAACTGGAAAAGCAGATTCTCGAGATGGAGAATTTTGCAAATCACTTGGAGGAGGTTTTCATCACGGTGGAG GAGAACTTTGGGAGACAAGAACAAAACTTTGAGTCACATTACAATGAGATCTTGGAAACACTCGctcaaaaatatgaagaaaaaatacaagctctaggggagaaaaagaaagccaagttgGAAGCCTTGTATGGACAGCTGGTCAGCTGTGGGGAAAACCTCGACACCTGTAAGGAGCTCATGGAAACCATTGAGGAGATGTGCCATGAGGAGAAGGTTGACTTCATCAAG GACGCTGTGGCCATGGCTGACAG ACTTGGGAAGTTCCTGAATACAGACACAGACGTGGAGATCACTACACAGCCCGACTTCGAAGACCAGACTCTGGACTTCTCCGACGTGGAGCAGCTCATGTGCTCCCTTCACGCCCTCCCGG CTCCTTCTGCTCCAGTGATAAACCCACAGGCCCCCAACTCTGCCACGGGGTCCTCCGTCCGAGTGTGCTGGAGCTTATACTCTGACGACACCGTGGAGAGCTATCAGCTGTCCTACCGGCCAGTGCGGGACAGCGCACCCGGGAAGGACCAAGCAG tgtttacaATGACTGTCAAGGAAACGTACTGCTCAGTGACAAATCTTGTGCCAAACACCCAGTATGAATTTTGGGTCACGGCTCAGAACAGGGCCGGCTCCAGCCCCACCAGTGAGCGGGCAGTGTACATGACAG CGCCTTCCCCTCCCATCATAAAAAGCAAAGAGATACAGAGCTGCGAAGAGGCCGCACTCATCTGCTGGGAGTCTGGAAACCTGAATCCCGTGGACTCGTACACGGTGGAGCTGACCCAGGTGGAAACACCCGAAGCCTCGGGCGTAACCGA gtCGGTGGTGGGCATCCCAGCCTGCGAGTCTCTGGTGCAGCTACAGCGCAGGCAGAGCTACACAATGTCCGTGCGAGCCCACAACATGGGGGGCCCCAGTGCCAGGAGTGACCCCGTGACAGTCCACACCACAG GCAGCCGCTTTCCCCTGAACCAGCACACCTGCCATCCCTGGCTGACTGTGGCTGACGACGGGTTTACGGTCGTGCGAAGCGAAAGGAAAACCCCCCTGAAGGAGCCGCTGCCTGGCAACACCCGGTTTAGCAG GTGTGTTGCTGTCATGGGGAATCTAATTCCAGTCCGAGGGCGCCACTACTGGGAGGTGGAGGTGGACGAGCAGGCCAACTACACAGTGGGCGTGGCCTTTGACGATGTCCCTAAAGAGGAGGACCTGGGAGCAAACTGCCTGTCTTGGTGCATGAGGCACAGATTTGCATCATCGAG GCACGAGTACGAGTTCCTGCACAACAAGACGACTCCAGATATAAGAATAACAGTGTCCCCAAGGAAGATCGGCATTCTGTTGGACTATGAAAACTCAAAATTGTCCTTTTTCAATGTGGACATTTCTCAGCACCTTTACACGTTCAGCTGTCAGCTCCATGGATTCGTGCATCCCTGTTTTTCTCTGGAAAAGCCTGGCCGTCTGAGGATACGTAATGGCATTGCAATGCCCACGCACGTTGCTTTCTATTAG